The DNA segment AATACCGCAGTGAGCGGTGTCTGAGAGGCATATTATGAAGATAATCCACCGGTTACATCAAGTAAACGGTGGATATTAGGGGGGATTGATGCCAATTAAATGCGTTTTTTGGAACCTTAAGCGGGTTTTATGCGCAGAACTCCCCCGCTATTTGGAAAGGTTTAAGCCCCGGAAGCTGACTTCTCCGCTTCCGTCAGACCTTTCTGGCCGTTCAACGTCGCTTTAAGCTGGCCTTCATCGAGCTGACCGCACCACTTCGCGACCACAATAGTTGCCACGCCGTTACCCACAAGATTGGTCAACGCACGAGCTTCTGACATGAAACGGTCGATGCCCAAAATCAGCGCCAGACCCGCTACCGGCAAATGCCCGACTGCCGACAATGTTGCAGCCAGTACAATGAATCCGCTGCCGGTCACGCCTGCCGCACCTTTTGAGGACAGCAGCAATACCACAATCAGGGTGATCTGATGCCAGATATCCATGTGGGTATTGGTGGCCTGCGCGATAAAGACCGCCGCCATTGTCAGGTAAATCGAGGTACCGTCGAGGTTGAAGGAATACCCCGTTGGGATCACCAGCCCGACCACCGACTTCTTACAGCCCAGACGCTCCATCTTATCCAGCATACGTGGCAGCGCCGACTCAGAAGAGGATGTGCCCAGTACGATCAGCAGTTCTTCTTTGATGTAGTTAACAAACTTGAAGATGCTGAAACCGGTGAAACGCGCGATAAGCCCGAGCACAACTACCACGAACAACACGCAGGTCAGGTAGAAGCACAGAATCAGCTGGCCGAGCTGCACCAGAGAACCCACGCCGTATTTGCCAATGGTGAAGGCCATCGCGCCGAATGCCCCCAGCGGTGCCAGACGCATGATCATATTAATTATGCCGAAAATGACCTGCGAGAAACTGTCGATTACGTTGAAAATCAGCTGGCCTTTGTGGCCAAGGCGATGCAGCGCAAAACCAAACAGTACGGCGAACAGTAAGACCTGCAGGATATTCCCGCTGGCGAAGGCACCGATTACGCTGGAAGGAATAACATCCAGCAGGAACGGAATGATGCCCTGGCTTTGTGCCTGTTCGGCGTAGATTGCGACCGCTTTAGCATCCAGCGCCGCCGGGTCAACGTTCATCCCGGCACCTGGCTGGACAATATTGACGATCACCAGCCCGATAATCAGTGCCAGCGTGCTGACAATTTCAAAATACAGCAGCGCGATGGCTCCCGTACGTCCGACCGCTTTCATGCTTTCCATGCCGGCGATACCGGTGACGACCGTACAGAAGATCACTGGCGCGATGATCATCTTGATTAATTTAACAAAACCGTCACCTAACGGTTTCATTTGCGCGCCGAGGTCAGGGTAGAAATGTCCCAGCAGGACACCCAGGGTTATTGCCAGAAGCACCTGGAAATACAGGCTTTTGAAGAGCGATATTTTCATGACTAGCCATCCTGATGTGAGAGTATCGCCCTCTGTTTTGTAGGGGTACGGATAATGGGCGACTGCCGAAAAGTAACACCATCACAACATCATGGAAATATTTTGTTTCCTCCCGAAAAGACGGGTCATGAAAAAACAGAACTGAAAGCATTCAGCCGACGAAGAGTAAGTAAAAAAAGTACGAAAAGTGGCGGACTGGAGGGGAATTCCTGCCCTAAGGCAGGTTATTCAGCGGGGCAAAACTTTTGTTCGAAGACGTCTTTTGACAGCGGCGCAGAAAATAAATAGCCCTGTCCTAAGAGAATGTTTTGATCAAGCAGCCACTGGCGTTGCGCTTCGGTTTCGACACCTTCGGCCACCAACTGGATGCTCATCGCTCGGGCGATGGACGCCACAATATTGACCATTACGTCGTCCTGCGGCAGAACGCCGACAAAACTGCGATCGATTTTGATGACATCAATCGGCAGCGAACGCAGGCGGTTCAGGTATTCCAGACCTGAATATCCGAGGCCAAAATCATCCAGTTCTATAGACACACCCACAGCGCGCAGTTCGCCCAACAGCAACAGCGCGCGATCTAAATCGTCAATGCGCGCAGTTTCAGTGATTTCCAGCACCAGCTGCCCCGGATTGATTTTATAGCGACTCAGCAGACTTCGAAGTTCCGGCAGGAAATTGCGTTGCTGCACCTGGACGCCGGACAGATTCACCGAAAGAGGTAAAGTGATG comes from the Enterobacteriaceae bacterium Kacie_13 genome and includes:
- the dctA gene encoding C4-dicarboxylate transporter DctA — protein: MKISLFKSLYFQVLLAITLGVLLGHFYPDLGAQMKPLGDGFVKLIKMIIAPVIFCTVVTGIAGMESMKAVGRTGAIALLYFEIVSTLALIIGLVIVNIVQPGAGMNVDPAALDAKAVAIYAEQAQSQGIIPFLLDVIPSSVIGAFASGNILQVLLFAVLFGFALHRLGHKGQLIFNVIDSFSQVIFGIINMIMRLAPLGAFGAMAFTIGKYGVGSLVQLGQLILCFYLTCVLFVVVVLGLIARFTGFSIFKFVNYIKEELLIVLGTSSSESALPRMLDKMERLGCKKSVVGLVIPTGYSFNLDGTSIYLTMAAVFIAQATNTHMDIWHQITLIVVLLLSSKGAAGVTGSGFIVLAATLSAVGHLPVAGLALILGIDRFMSEARALTNLVGNGVATIVVAKWCGQLDEGQLKATLNGQKGLTEAEKSASGA